From a region of the uncultured Desulfatiglans sp. genome:
- the pckA gene encoding Phosphoenolpyruvate carboxykinase (ATP), with product MENRDLIPDHQLDEVGLHHLGQVYWNRSTPELYEHSIRRYEGQIAHLGPLVVSMGQHTGRAAKDKYVVDEPNTTGDVWWGKVNVKYPEERFKALHERMAAYLRGKTVFVQDCYAGADKTYRQAVRVVSEFAWHNLFARNMFIQLPRERALIKSFVPDFTVLHCPQFHADPDDDETRSGTFVALHISKKLVLIGGTAYAGEIKKSIFTVLNFLLPERNVLSMHCSANAGKADPDDVAIFFGLSGTGKTTLSADPDRLLIGDDEHGWSDQGIFNFEGGCYAKVIKLSSESEPEIYECTRRFGTILENVAMNTTLRRLDLDDASLTENTRASYPLSHLPNIVRSGMAGHPRNVIFLTADAFGVLPPIARLTEDQAMYHFVSGYTAKVAGTEKGVKEPSATFSACFGAPFMVRHPFVYAELLAKKIKEHKANCWLVNTGWTGGPYGVGSRMKIEFTRALLKAALDGSLEKARMRPEPVFGFQVPTECPGVPSEILNPRATWPNPSDYDAQAGKLARLFRENFAQFEDQAAKSVIDAGPRPA from the coding sequence ATGGAGAATCGTGATCTGATACCCGACCATCAACTGGATGAGGTCGGTCTACATCATCTGGGGCAGGTGTACTGGAACCGCTCCACCCCGGAATTGTACGAGCATTCCATCCGCCGCTACGAAGGGCAGATCGCCCACCTGGGACCCTTGGTGGTATCCATGGGCCAGCACACGGGCCGGGCTGCCAAGGACAAGTACGTCGTGGACGAACCGAACACGACCGGGGATGTCTGGTGGGGCAAGGTGAACGTGAAGTACCCGGAGGAGCGGTTCAAGGCCCTGCACGAACGGATGGCCGCCTACCTGCGAGGAAAGACGGTCTTTGTGCAGGACTGCTACGCGGGGGCGGACAAGACCTACCGGCAGGCCGTGCGGGTCGTCTCGGAGTTCGCCTGGCACAACCTTTTCGCCCGCAACATGTTCATCCAGCTGCCCAGGGAGCGGGCCTTGATCAAGTCCTTCGTCCCGGATTTCACCGTCCTGCACTGCCCCCAATTCCACGCCGACCCGGACGACGACGAGACCCGCAGCGGGACCTTCGTGGCCCTGCACATCTCCAAAAAACTCGTGCTGATCGGCGGCACCGCCTACGCCGGGGAGATCAAGAAGTCCATCTTTACGGTCCTCAACTTCCTGCTGCCCGAACGGAACGTGCTCTCCATGCACTGCTCCGCCAACGCCGGCAAGGCCGACCCGGACGACGTGGCCATCTTCTTCGGCCTGTCGGGGACCGGCAAGACCACGCTGTCGGCGGATCCGGACCGCCTGCTCATCGGCGACGACGAACACGGGTGGTCGGACCAGGGGATCTTCAACTTCGAGGGCGGCTGTTATGCGAAGGTCATCAAGCTGTCGAGCGAATCGGAGCCCGAGATCTACGAATGCACCCGCCGCTTCGGCACGATCCTCGAAAACGTGGCCATGAACACGACCCTGCGCCGCCTCGACCTGGATGACGCGAGCCTGACCGAAAACACCCGCGCCTCCTACCCGCTCAGCCACCTGCCCAACATCGTGCGCTCCGGCATGGCCGGCCACCCGCGCAACGTCATCTTCCTGACGGCCGACGCCTTCGGCGTCCTTCCCCCGATCGCCCGCCTCACGGAGGACCAGGCCATGTACCACTTCGTCAGCGGATACACCGCCAAGGTGGCCGGGACGGAGAAGGGCGTGAAGGAGCCGAGCGCCACTTTCAGCGCCTGCTTCGGCGCCCCCTTCATGGTGCGCCATCCCTTCGTCTACGCCGAGCTGCTGGCGAAGAAGATCAAGGAACACAAGGCAAACTGCTGGCTGGTCAACACCGGCTGGACGGGAGGCCCTTACGGGGTGGGATCGCGCATGAAGATCGAATTCACCCGGGCTCTTTTGAAGGCTGCACTCGACGGCTCGCTCGAAAAGGCCCGCATGCGGCCCGAACCGGTCTTCGGATTCCAGGTGCCGACCGAATGCCCGGGGGTCCCCTCGGAGATCCTCAATCCTCGCGCCACCTGGCCGAATCCGTCGGACTACGATGCACAGGCAGGCAAGCTGGCCCGGCTTTTCCGGGAGAACTTCGCTCAGTTCGAAGATCAGGCTGCAAAAAGCGTCATCGATGCGGGGCCTCGCCCGGCCTGA
- the sodB gene encoding superoxide dismutase, Fe (Evidence 2a : Function from experimental evidences in other organisms; PubMedId : 11766965; Product type e : enzyme), with protein MTIILPELPFSKDALSPAISATTLDFHHGKHHQTYVANLNKLLEGTDLAGKTLENIIEKTAGSPDRAGIFNNAAQVWNHTFYWHCMKPGGGGAPSGAAAQKIQADFGGHDAFVKQFKDAALTQFGSGWAWLVLREGRLAVMKTSNADTPIAHGLKPLLTVDVWEHAYYLDYQNRRGDYVDAFIQKLINWDFVNANLG; from the coding sequence ATGACCATCATCCTGCCCGAACTCCCTTTTTCCAAAGACGCGCTTTCCCCGGCGATCAGTGCCACCACGCTGGACTTCCATCATGGGAAGCACCACCAAACGTATGTGGCAAACCTCAACAAACTTCTGGAAGGGACGGATCTGGCCGGAAAGACCCTGGAAAACATCATCGAGAAGACCGCCGGGAGCCCCGACCGGGCTGGCATCTTCAACAACGCGGCCCAGGTCTGGAACCACACCTTCTACTGGCACTGCATGAAGCCGGGCGGCGGCGGTGCGCCCTCGGGCGCCGCAGCCCAAAAGATACAGGCGGATTTCGGCGGTCACGATGCCTTCGTGAAGCAGTTCAAGGATGCCGCGCTGACCCAGTTCGGCAGCGGCTGGGCCTGGCTGGTCCTGCGGGAGGGAAGGCTGGCGGTCATGAAAACATCCAATGCGGACACCCCCATTGCCCATGGACTGAAGCCCCTTCTGACCGTGGACGTGTGGGAGCACGCCTACTATCTCGACTATCAGAACCGGCGCGGTGATTATGTGGACGCCTTCATCCAGAAACTCATCAACTGGGATTTCGTAAACGCCAACCTGGGCTGA
- a CDS encoding conserved hypothetical protein (Evidence 4 : Unknown function but conserved in other organisms) produces the protein MDRINLDRLRRAFIDRHFGWCVSLYMPTHRAGKETEQDPIRFKNLLRQAQERLQAKDMRSAQIQDLFNAPQRLLQDQSFWRKQSDGLAVFFSEDTLEFFRVPIDFPELIVVSDRFHAKPLLRQLTSDGTFHILAVSQNQLRLLAGTRDTVDEIELEDVPLNLSEAFPEGIPEKQLQFHTGTRSTSGGKRAAVFHGHELGNETKNRIRQWFRRVDKSLRDLLPEGSSPLVLAAVDNLFPLYKEVNTYPFLMDEGIPGNPERMKPDELHQKAWAIVEPVFKQEREDGAARYRQLAGTGQTTAEVTEAVLAALHGRIELVFVPVGVQVWGRLDPEAQTVDLHKSHEPGDEDILDFTAIQTLLTGGRVYAVSPEEVPDQAPLAAVLRY, from the coding sequence ATGGATAGAATCAACCTTGATCGACTTCGGCGAGCGTTCATCGACCGGCATTTCGGCTGGTGTGTTTCCCTTTATATGCCCACGCACCGGGCTGGAAAGGAAACGGAGCAAGACCCGATCCGCTTCAAAAACCTGCTGCGCCAGGCACAGGAGCGGCTGCAGGCCAAAGACATGCGCTCAGCGCAGATCCAGGATCTCTTCAACGCCCCTCAGCGTCTCCTTCAGGATCAATCATTCTGGAGGAAGCAGAGTGACGGGCTGGCCGTGTTTTTCTCGGAGGATACGCTCGAGTTTTTCAGGGTCCCGATCGATTTTCCCGAATTGATCGTCGTCTCGGACCGCTTTCACGCCAAGCCTCTGCTGCGCCAGCTGACCAGCGACGGTACGTTCCATATTCTGGCGGTCAGCCAGAACCAGCTCCGGCTGCTGGCAGGAACGCGCGACACGGTCGATGAAATCGAGCTGGAAGATGTGCCGCTGAATCTTTCCGAGGCCTTTCCGGAGGGCATCCCGGAAAAGCAGCTGCAATTTCACACCGGGACCCGCTCGACTTCCGGGGGTAAACGCGCCGCCGTCTTTCACGGACACGAACTCGGCAACGAAACCAAGAACCGCATCCGGCAATGGTTCCGAAGGGTCGATAAATCCCTGCGGGATTTGCTGCCGGAGGGGTCCTCCCCTCTGGTGCTTGCGGCGGTCGACAACCTTTTTCCGCTCTATAAAGAAGTCAACACCTACCCCTTCCTGATGGATGAAGGCATCCCGGGAAACCCCGAACGAATGAAACCCGACGAGCTTCACCAAAAGGCCTGGGCCATTGTCGAACCGGTATTCAAACAGGAACGTGAGGACGGCGCCGCCCGGTACCGGCAGCTGGCAGGCACCGGGCAGACAACGGCCGAGGTCACCGAGGCGGTCCTGGCGGCGCTTCACGGGCGGATCGAACTGGTCTTCGTCCCCGTCGGAGTGCAGGTCTGGGGCAGGCTCGATCCGGAGGCTCAGACCGTCGACCTGCACAAGAGCCATGAGCCCGGCGATGAGGACATCCTGGATTTTACGGCTATCCAGACGCTCCTCACGGGGGGCAGGGTGTACGCGGTTTCACCCGAAGAGGTCCCGGACCAGGCCCCTCTTGCAGCTGTGCTCCGTTATTGA
- a CDS encoding exported hypothetical protein (Evidence 5 : Unknown function), producing MNARRSRSRLILSIKTSPFHSFSHLAGKSIINLTAASYPGVIPRDGRTCFGPAKGCAQCP from the coding sequence ATGAACGCTCGCCGAAGTCGATCAAGGTTGATTCTATCCATAAAGACCTCCCCGTTTCATTCGTTCTCTCATTTGGCAGGCAAATCTATAATCAATCTTACCGCCGCCTCCTATCCGGGTGTGATTCCCCGGGACGGCCGAACATGTTTCGGCCCGGCAAAAGGTTGCGCACAATGCCCGTAG
- a CDS encoding Cholesterol oxidase (modular protein) — MRQDPVSEYDYVVIGSGFGGSVSALRLAQKGYRVAVLEKGRRYRTEDFPQTNWNLRKYLWLPRLGLYGIQVLTLLRNVFVLSGTGVGGGSLVYANNLLVPPDEVFRKPEWGPGDWKAKLAPYYARARVMLGAVRCPQVGQADRLLAEVGRELRGEDTFHVNDVGVFFGPPGKTVPDPYFGGEGPPRTGCTHCGACMIGCPVGGKNTLDKNYLHLAERAGARIFPETEATAIRPCAGGGYTVFTRQPTGLRHPRRTFTARGVVLSGGVLGTVKLLQKCRDAGFLPGLSPRLGEGVRTNSEALLGVKANDPGADYSDQIAITSGIYPDPATHIEVVRYNRGSDAMALLTTLLTDGGGRMPRALRFLGIALRRPGAFLRSLWPFGWAARTPILLVMQTDENQIRLDFKARWWRLGLKSLNSSLAPGARKVPSYIPIANEVARRMAEKIGGEPVSAWTEVLLDVSTTAHILGGCVMGAGAEKGVVDQAGRVHGYPGLWVADGSVVPANLGVNPSLTITALAEYFMDQVPEKEKPSVAPGPPDGRATGSRRRPAGGYTGRVLVVDLSRRSTEVYEPADEDYRRYLSGYGLGAAFIMDRQRPGVAPFSDGSYLGFCSGLLGGTGALFGGRLMVVGKSPLTGGWGDANVGGSLSRALKRCGYDAVFFTGRADPPAWVHLTDERVEIRDASALWGQDCVATEHFIRERLEAPKARVACIGPAGERLSLMAGIATDGGRLAARSGLGALMGWKRLKALSFDGRKRVSVARPAEIKRINQRFLKRFRKSGLQDRLLLRLTNPFSRFLALTGLPAPANPTLLRDLLRRYGTSGFTVYSAMVGDMPVRNWGGVGHLDYGFSRSAKLSDESVLRHQVRRYSCDACPLGCGGTIRIEAGRYAGETGHKPEYETLAAFGGLLLQDDLAAIIDMNEACNRAGIDTISAGAAIAFAVECFEAGLIDQNTTGGLRLGWGRTHEISTLLRQIIEREGFGDILADGVKQAALRLGKGTESLAVHAGGQELPMHDSRLDPGYAIAYQCEPTPGRHTISSYLYADLFGVDRRFPQARRRIRAARTRTARRVERYRAGSIYMQVINGAGLCLFGALTSPLPVVDYLNAATGWDLPADAYFDTGERILSLRKAFNAREGIKPADQRLNPRALGHPPLQRGPLKGRRLDMDRLERCFYEAMGWDLETGGPTRETAVRLGLEKICDAGESPKLPQAESDR, encoded by the coding sequence ATGCGGCAGGATCCTGTCTCTGAATACGACTACGTGGTGATCGGTTCGGGATTCGGGGGCTCGGTTTCGGCCCTCCGGCTCGCGCAGAAGGGCTACCGGGTGGCCGTCCTCGAAAAGGGCAGGCGCTACCGGACCGAAGACTTTCCGCAAACCAACTGGAATCTCCGCAAGTACCTGTGGCTCCCGCGCCTCGGCCTTTACGGCATCCAGGTGCTCACCCTGCTCAGAAACGTCTTCGTGCTCAGCGGCACCGGGGTCGGGGGCGGCAGCCTGGTCTATGCCAACAACCTCCTCGTCCCTCCCGACGAGGTCTTCCGAAAGCCCGAGTGGGGGCCCGGAGACTGGAAGGCGAAACTGGCCCCGTATTACGCCAGAGCGCGCGTCATGCTCGGGGCCGTGAGATGCCCTCAGGTGGGGCAGGCAGACCGGCTGCTCGCAGAAGTGGGCCGGGAGCTCCGCGGCGAGGACACCTTCCACGTCAACGACGTGGGCGTCTTTTTCGGGCCGCCCGGGAAAACCGTGCCGGACCCCTATTTCGGCGGCGAAGGGCCGCCGCGCACCGGCTGCACCCACTGCGGCGCCTGCATGATCGGGTGCCCGGTGGGAGGCAAAAACACCCTCGACAAGAACTACCTTCATCTGGCCGAACGCGCGGGCGCGAGGATCTTCCCTGAGACCGAGGCCACGGCGATCCGGCCATGCGCCGGCGGCGGCTACACCGTGTTCACCCGGCAGCCCACGGGCCTGCGCCACCCCCGCCGCACCTTCACGGCCCGGGGCGTCGTCCTGAGCGGCGGCGTTCTCGGCACCGTGAAACTCCTCCAGAAATGCAGAGACGCCGGCTTTCTCCCCGGCCTCTCCCCGCGGCTCGGGGAGGGCGTCCGCACCAACTCCGAAGCCCTGCTGGGGGTCAAGGCCAACGACCCCGGCGCCGACTACTCCGACCAGATCGCCATCACCTCGGGCATCTACCCCGACCCCGCCACCCACATCGAGGTGGTCCGCTACAACCGGGGCTCCGATGCAATGGCGCTCCTCACCACCCTCCTCACCGACGGCGGCGGGCGGATGCCCCGCGCCCTCAGGTTTCTCGGCATCGCCCTCAGGCGCCCCGGGGCCTTCCTGCGGTCCCTCTGGCCGTTCGGGTGGGCCGCCCGCACCCCCATCCTGCTGGTGATGCAGACCGACGAGAACCAGATCCGTCTGGATTTCAAAGCCCGCTGGTGGCGGCTCGGCCTGAAGAGCCTGAACTCTTCCCTGGCCCCGGGCGCCCGGAAAGTCCCCTCGTACATCCCCATCGCCAACGAGGTGGCGCGCCGCATGGCGGAGAAGATCGGCGGAGAACCCGTCAGCGCCTGGACCGAGGTCCTCCTGGATGTCTCCACCACCGCCCACATCCTGGGCGGCTGCGTCATGGGAGCCGGCGCGGAAAAAGGCGTGGTCGACCAGGCGGGCCGTGTGCACGGCTACCCGGGTCTGTGGGTGGCGGACGGCTCGGTGGTGCCGGCCAACCTGGGCGTCAACCCGAGCCTCACCATCACCGCCCTGGCCGAGTATTTCATGGACCAGGTGCCTGAGAAGGAAAAACCCTCCGTCGCCCCGGGGCCCCCGGATGGACGGGCGACAGGGAGTCGGCGCCGCCCTGCCGGAGGATACACGGGCAGGGTCCTCGTGGTGGACCTCAGCCGGCGCAGCACGGAGGTCTACGAACCTGCGGACGAGGACTACCGCAGGTACCTCTCGGGCTACGGCCTCGGGGCCGCCTTCATCATGGACCGGCAGCGGCCCGGCGTCGCCCCCTTCTCCGATGGCAGCTACCTGGGTTTTTGCTCCGGGCTCCTGGGCGGCACGGGCGCCCTCTTCGGGGGGCGCCTCATGGTGGTGGGCAAATCGCCGCTCACCGGCGGGTGGGGCGATGCCAACGTCGGAGGCTCCCTGTCCCGCGCCCTCAAACGGTGCGGCTACGACGCGGTTTTTTTCACGGGGCGCGCCGACCCGCCGGCGTGGGTGCACCTCACCGACGAACGGGTGGAGATCCGCGACGCCTCCGCCCTGTGGGGTCAAGACTGCGTCGCCACGGAGCACTTCATCCGCGAGAGGCTCGAGGCGCCCAAGGCGCGGGTGGCCTGTATCGGCCCGGCGGGAGAGCGCCTTTCGCTCATGGCAGGGATCGCCACGGACGGGGGGCGCCTGGCGGCGCGCTCGGGGCTCGGGGCGCTGATGGGGTGGAAGCGCCTGAAAGCCCTGTCCTTCGACGGCCGGAAGCGGGTGAGCGTCGCACGACCCGCGGAGATCAAGCGTATCAACCAGCGGTTTCTCAAGCGCTTCAGAAAATCCGGGCTGCAGGATCGCCTGCTCCTGCGCCTGACCAATCCTTTCAGCCGGTTCCTCGCCCTGACCGGGCTGCCCGCCCCCGCGAACCCCACGCTCCTGAGAGACCTCCTCCGCCGCTACGGCACGTCGGGCTTCACCGTCTATTCCGCCATGGTCGGGGACATGCCCGTGCGGAACTGGGGCGGTGTGGGGCATCTGGACTACGGTTTCTCCCGAAGCGCAAAGCTTTCGGACGAAAGCGTCCTCCGCCACCAGGTGCGCCGCTATTCCTGCGACGCCTGCCCTCTGGGCTGCGGCGGAACCATCCGGATCGAGGCGGGCCGCTACGCCGGTGAAACGGGCCACAAACCCGAGTATGAAACCCTGGCTGCCTTCGGAGGCCTGCTCCTGCAGGACGACCTTGCGGCCATCATCGACATGAACGAGGCCTGCAACCGGGCCGGGATCGACACCATCAGCGCCGGAGCGGCCATCGCCTTCGCCGTCGAGTGCTTCGAGGCAGGGCTCATCGATCAGAACACCACGGGCGGGCTGCGGCTCGGCTGGGGAAGAACGCACGAGATCTCCACCCTGCTCCGCCAGATCATCGAACGCGAGGGGTTCGGCGACATCCTCGCCGACGGGGTGAAACAGGCCGCCCTGAGGCTGGGGAAGGGAACCGAGTCGCTGGCGGTTCACGCGGGCGGGCAGGAACTCCCCATGCACGACTCCCGGCTCGACCCGGGCTACGCCATCGCGTACCAGTGCGAACCCACCCCCGGGAGGCACACCATCTCCTCCTATCTCTACGCCGACCTCTTCGGTGTGGACCGACGCTTCCCCCAGGCACGCCGCCGGATCCGGGCCGCGCGCACGCGCACCGCCCGCCGTGTCGAGCGCTACCGCGCCGGTTCCATCTACATGCAAGTGATCAACGGCGCCGGCCTGTGCCTGTTCGGCGCCCTGACAAGCCCCCTCCCTGTCGTGGACTACCTGAACGCCGCCACCGGATGGGATCTTCCGGCCGACGCCTACTTCGACACCGGGGAAAGGATCCTTTCACTTCGAAAGGCGTTCAACGCCCGCGAAGGCATCAAGCCCGCAGATCAGCGCCTCAACCCGCGTGCCCTCGGCCACCCGCCCCTGCAGCGCGGCCCCCTCAAGGGCAGACGCCTCGACATGGACAGGCTCGAGCGCTGTTTCTACGAAGCGATGGGCTGGGACCTCGAGACGGGCGGACCCACGCGGGAGACCGCGGTGCGGCTTGGCCTCGAGAAGATTTGCGATGCAGGCGAATCGCCGAAGCTCCCTCAGGCGGAATCCGATAGGTGA
- a CDS encoding conserved hypothetical protein (Evidence 4 : Unknown function but conserved in other organisms): MSPRRRKEVDPLERAIEEVLCPGTFISYNAAGRFVNEVERVAEDIEKMIEQEPQRAAHLCEIFIAACHEKAEEIDDSNGDFGMLVEDLFRAWIQARQALKADANDTAKVLLSWMEDDPYGLSHDLDREAVKVLDEQGLDALIRQVRARFDAAPALDEKEKNTRAYTRRRWRDVLKTLLAGLRDVESYIAVCEQTGIEPEDCKIIAELYRSRKRPKAALSWVERGLEIKQAEKKKSFEAPELPGIRRTLLAKLKRSDEALQSAWSEFQAYPSPYTYKELMRFVPAKEKTAWHQKAMEASEKANLTMQIDLWLEKREIERLAARVRKATDEELEACSHFSTEPLARKLERLDPEISARVYRALCMRIVNAGKSKYYHAALDHIRRAKKCYVKAGRDAEWQAVIADVRERHSRKAGFMPGFENIVSGKRNKVTPPFIDRAKLRWSKKTTKK; the protein is encoded by the coding sequence GTGAGCCCCAGAAGACGAAAAGAGGTCGATCCCCTTGAGCGAGCCATAGAGGAGGTCCTTTGTCCGGGAACGTTCATTTCCTACAACGCCGCAGGGAGATTTGTGAACGAGGTCGAGCGAGTCGCTGAAGACATCGAGAAGATGATAGAGCAGGAACCGCAGCGAGCTGCACACCTCTGCGAGATTTTTATTGCAGCGTGCCATGAAAAGGCCGAAGAAATCGACGACTCGAACGGTGATTTCGGGATGCTGGTCGAAGATTTGTTTCGTGCTTGGATCCAAGCCCGCCAGGCATTGAAGGCCGACGCAAATGACACAGCAAAGGTCCTGCTTTCCTGGATGGAAGACGATCCCTATGGGCTAAGCCATGACCTCGATCGCGAAGCGGTCAAGGTGCTCGATGAACAAGGCCTGGATGCACTCATACGGCAGGTTCGAGCCCGATTCGATGCCGCTCCGGCCCTCGATGAAAAGGAGAAAAATACCAGAGCATACACCCGCCGGAGGTGGCGTGACGTCCTGAAAACCTTGCTCGCCGGTTTGCGGGACGTGGAATCTTACATTGCAGTCTGCGAACAGACCGGCATCGAACCTGAAGACTGTAAAATCATCGCTGAATTATACCGGAGCAGAAAGCGTCCCAAAGCCGCCCTTTCCTGGGTCGAGAGAGGCCTGGAGATTAAACAGGCGGAGAAGAAAAAATCCTTTGAAGCACCTGAACTGCCCGGAATAAGGAGAACCCTATTGGCCAAGCTTAAGCGGTCTGATGAGGCGCTTCAATCCGCCTGGTCAGAGTTTCAGGCCTACCCTTCGCCATACACCTACAAAGAGCTGATGCGATTCGTACCCGCCAAAGAAAAAACGGCTTGGCATCAGAAGGCCATGGAAGCCTCGGAGAAGGCGAATCTGACCATGCAAATCGATCTCTGGCTCGAAAAAAGGGAGATCGAACGGCTTGCAGCGCGTGTGCGCAAGGCTACCGATGAAGAACTGGAGGCCTGCAGCCACTTTTCGACAGAACCATTGGCGCGCAAACTGGAGCGTTTAGATCCCGAGATCTCCGCCAGGGTATACCGAGCGCTTTGCATGCGGATCGTCAATGCGGGCAAGAGCAAGTACTACCACGCCGCCCTCGACCATATCCGTCGTGCAAAAAAATGCTACGTCAAAGCAGGGCGTGATGCCGAATGGCAGGCGGTGATCGCCGACGTGCGCGAGAGACACTCTCGGAAAGCCGGGTTTATGCCCGGATTCGAAAACATCGTTTCAGGAAAACGAAATAAGGTCACCCCCCCGTTTATAGATCGTGCAAAGCTGCGGTGGTCGAAAAAGACGACGAAAAAGTGA
- a CDS encoding hypothetical protein (Evidence 5 : Unknown function): protein MRKAWRNELEEPLVKNRLSSWRTFAVCDESYREALLYDSAPSPDYPGSRSHAGCLPYEESRLDWPLALDHQGDQKRIHVVIYPDIS from the coding sequence GTGCGGAAGGCGTGGAGGAATGAGCTCGAAGAGCCGCTGGTGAAGAACCGGCTCAGTTCCTGGCGCACATTCGCCGTGTGCGACGAATCATACCGAGAAGCCCTGCTGTATGATTCTGCGCCAAGTCCCGATTACCCCGGAAGTCGTTCTCACGCCGGTTGCCTGCCTTACGAGGAATCAAGGCTGGATTGGCCCCTCGCCCTAGACCACCAGGGCGATCAAAAGAGGATTCATGTGGTAATCTATCCTGATATAAGCTAA